The genomic window GTGCCAGCCGAAGGGCGAGATCTTGGCAGCTGTCGACGAAATCGTAGAATCAAAGTTCAGGAAGGGGAAAGTCCTAGGCGTGCATGTTCGACTCACCGATGCAGCTGCTGGACAAGAAAATCGTAAATCGGTAGGACTGCGAGACGTCTTCGAAGCGGTTGGTCGCTGGCTTAAGACCAATGCCGATGGCCAAATTTTCTTGGCTACAGATGATCAGCGGGCGATTGCGTTATTTCAGGAGCATTACTCAGACCGTGTGATCTTTCAAGATTGTTTGCGCTCAACAGATGGGACTTCCATTCACGGTCACTACGACACCGGTGTAGAAGGAAGCCCATACTTGAAGGGCCTTGAAGTTATGATCGACGCGCTTCTTCTGGCCCGATGCGACCATCTGATCCGCACACACTCGAGGGTGACCTGCTTCACTCTTTGTTGGAATACAGCACTGTCTTACACCGACTTAGAACTAGAGCTGTTTGGCGAAAACCGGACACCGTGGTTGTACGAGCCATCGATAAAGAGCCCAGTTTAGGATTGCTGGCATAGCCGTTAGCGAGTTTTGGGGGTGGGCAATTGTAAAGACTTCCTTTAAGAGGGCTGGCGTCATGGTGCAGCGCAGCAAATCCACTCTACCGGTGACTGTAGCGGTTCCGGTGAAGAACGAAGAGGCGAATCTTGCTCGATGCCTTGAGAGATTAGGCCGTTTCGCGGAAATCGTTGTGATCGATAGCAGCTCCACCGACCGCACTTGCGAAATCGCCGTCGAACACGGCGCGCGCGTCGTCGACTTCAAATGGGATGGTAAATATCCCAAGAAACGCAACTGGTTCCTGATGAACGATTCACCCAAACAGGGCTGGGTGCTGTTTCTCGATGCTGACGAATTCCTCGACGATGTATTCTGCGATGAAGTCGCCGAAGCCATCGCCAAGGATGACAAGGACGCCTACTGGCTCGCCTACAACAATTACTTCCTCGACAAGCCGCTGCGCCACGGCCTTGCCCAGCGCAAGTTGGCGCTGTTCCGGGTGGGCAAGGCGCTCTACGAGCGGATAGACGAGAACGGCTGGAGCCAGCTCGACATGGAAATCCATGAGCACCCGATCGTCGAGGGCGAAATCGGCGAGATTGCCGCGCCGATCGACCACCGCGATTACAAGGCGCTCGGCCATTTCATCCAGAAGCACCGCGATTATGCGCTGTGGGAAGCGGCGCGTTACGCCAAGCTCAAGGATGCCAGTGAGGCATGGGCCAGTCTAACCTCACGCCAGCAGTTCAAATACCGCTACATCACCAAATGGTGGTTCGCGTGGTTCTATTTCGCGCTGACCTATTTCGCGAAGCTCGGCATCCTAGATGGATCCGCTGGCTTTCATTATGCCAGTTACAAGTTATGGTACTTCCAGACGATCCGGCTGATGATCCGCGAACAGGCAGCGTCGCCCGACAGAAAATGACAAACAGGAGCGTTCCTTGGCTCGAATTTATGAATCCCGGAAACGGATATTGGTGACGGGCGGGGCGGGTTTTCTCGGCTCGCACCTGATCGACCGCTTGATCGCGCAAGGCCACGAAGTGCTGTGCATCGACAACCTGTTCACCGGCACGAAGCGCAATATCGATCACCTGCATGACGAGCCGCGCTTCGAATTCATGCGCCATGACGTGACGCTGCCGCTCTATGTCGAGGTCGACGAGATCTACAACCTCGCCTGCCCAGCCTCGCCAATCCATTACCAGCACGATCCGGTCGCAACGACCAAGACGAGCGTGCACGGCGCGATCAACATGCTCGGCCTTGCGAAGCGGTTGAAGTGCAAGATTTTCCAAGCCTCGACCAGCGAGGTTTATGGTGATCCGCACGTCCATCCCCAGACCGAGGATTACTGGGGCAACGTCAACCCGATTGGCGAGCGGTCCTGTTATGACGAGGGTAAGCGTTGCGCCGAGACGTTGTTCTTCGATTATCACCGCCAGCACGGTCTCGAGATCAAGG from Erythrobacter sp. SCSIO 43205 includes these protein-coding regions:
- a CDS encoding UDP-glucuronic acid decarboxylase family protein; translation: MTGGAGFLGSHLIDRLIAQGHEVLCIDNLFTGTKRNIDHLHDEPRFEFMRHDVTLPLYVEVDEIYNLACPASPIHYQHDPVATTKTSVHGAINMLGLAKRLKCKIFQASTSEVYGDPHVHPQTEDYWGNVNPIGERSCYDEGKRCAETLFFDYHRQHGLEIKVARIFNTYGPRMHHADGRVVSNFIVQALQGEDITVYGDGSQSRSFCYCDDLVEGFLRLMETGADVTGPINLGNPGEFTIKELAEKVIEMTGSTSKLTFLDLPSDDPKQRKPDISKAQEGLDWEPKVQLEEGLAKTIAYFEKRLSEITGR
- a CDS encoding glycosyltransferase family 2 protein → MVQRSKSTLPVTVAVPVKNEEANLARCLERLGRFAEIVVIDSSSTDRTCEIAVEHGARVVDFKWDGKYPKKRNWFLMNDSPKQGWVLFLDADEFLDDVFCDEVAEAIAKDDKDAYWLAYNNYFLDKPLRHGLAQRKLALFRVGKALYERIDENGWSQLDMEIHEHPIVEGEIGEIAAPIDHRDYKALGHFIQKHRDYALWEAARYAKLKDASEAWASLTSRQQFKYRYITKWWFAWFYFALTYFAKLGILDGSAGFHYASYKLWYFQTIRLMIREQAASPDRK